The following DNA comes from Peromyscus leucopus breed LL Stock chromosome 2, UCI_PerLeu_2.1, whole genome shotgun sequence.
gtgcaggccactgaGAGTGGCATGGCCCCCATGGCACTGTGGCCCTTGAACACTAGTATGACCTTAGGTGGCAGCTCAGACCCCTGGCATCAGCACAGTCTTCAATAGTCTgtggagccatggacatcaacacaaacCCTGGCTAAGCCAGGGCCATGGCCCCAGatatggccccaggtgacagcaCTGGCCACTCCAGTTGGCTTGGCCCTGACAGCAGCACAgctcttggacaccaacatggtcagAGGTTGTGGCCTACACCCTGGGCATCGCTGTGGCCCCCCATAACATCATAGACCAGGgtcatcaactcagaccctggctgtggtaggatcatggacccagacatggtcctcagcagcagccagggccaagatagccccaggtggcagtgcaggccatccagattggcatggcccctGCAACAGCATAGCCCTCAGACACCCACATGGctccaggtggtggcccagacctcaGGCCTCCTCATAGCCATCAGTGACAACAGGAGTCACAGACATCAACTCAGGCCCCCTCAGCCGCTTCAGAACTCAAAGACCTGGCCCTTGGCTATAGCTTAGACACCAAGTCACCTTGGATCCAGGTAGCTAGCAAGCCATTCACGTTAGCCTATTCCTAACCGCCTTTATgtcttcagatatgcctctccCCTAAGCCCGTGAacagttctgcctctctctcttttcatttccccACCCTGTACTGGCTAACTATAATGGTGCTCAACCATCCTGGCGCCATGGCTCTTGGTTGGGTCACAGGTGGCACATGGCTGAGTCCTACCTGCCCCGGCTCAAGGCATGGTGCAGACCTGTTGCTTTTCTTCTAACATGTCTGGGCCTAGAAACCTTGGGCGGCACTTGGTATGATGGTGCCAGACCACCTGGTGCCAGAGGCCCTGGGCAGGCTCCTGATTGATTGTGACCCTCCAGACCAAGAAGTCTGGCTCCACATCTGTGTCCTCCACTGGCTCGCGCCTGGAAAGGGCCGAGCTGCCAGGAAACCTCCTTTTAAAGCGTTATTCTGGACTAGCAAACAGGCCTCACcaccccttttttcttttgacaggtGTCTCATGAATTTCCAATGAACTTTAACCCATCTAACCCCTACTGTAATGGTAAGTAAAGCCAAGAAGCCAAACATGAAGACCACCTCACTGCCATCTTAGAAGTAGGTCACTAAAagtcatattaaaaataaaagtattttcacatatataaataaaataaacataacttAAACTTCCCAGAAGTGAGTAGTTCAGTATTAAAGACTGGAGAAGACGTTCGGAGAAGCAGTCGCTCCTGTCAAGGGAAAAGTGTCAGTCTTCACATTTCTTATGCTTGCACAGTATGCACTCAGGAGCCAGGACGGTGACGAGAACAGGGAGCTGAGCTCCCAGCACAGCTCTGCAGACAgcagggagctgggagctggtgtTTGTCTCTTATTTCACTTTTTACTTTAAACTTCAGATGCACAAGtgcttcctctttaaaaataaatttttgaaaaatcagaTTGAACAACCAGCCTGCAATACCAAGACTCCTACTAAATTATGTAAGACTGAATGTTTTGGGGGAGGAAAGGTAGGTGTATGTTTGTGGGGTTGGAGATACTACTTAAAATTCTATATTCTAAATTGATACCCTGCAgagggttcctttttttttttttttttttaagagggtcCCTTTTAACATCTACAAAGTGCATAGTAGCTTCTAGAGACAAAGAGTATTTATCTTTGTAAATACTCACAGGTTGGAAGAGCACAGGACTACTTCTGGGGgttgtttcttctttgttctgaGATACCTTTCCCTTTACTAATTAATTCAGTATTCCTTTGAGGCACTTTTAGTGCATGGTTGTGACCATTTTTATGTCTAGATATTTGTAattgagtttattttaaaaacgTGCTTTTGTTAGTATGTTAATTTCGgtgtctgattttatttatttgtaaggtttttatgataaagtttataaaaccatttattattaaaaataaagaaatgtcctTGGTGCTTATCTGAAATTGGAATTGTTTTTGGAATATAACTTATGTCATATGGCAACTCATTCTAGAAGTTTATTGCTCTATAAGTAGTGTGAACCCATCCTTGGTCTGCTCATCAAGCAAATAGCCTTTTCACTTTAGTCTTATAGTCTGGAAAAACAACCAGTTTGTTGTAGATTATAGATATACTATATAGAAAAGGGAAGAACTTAAGACACCAAAATTAAATTCCCTTTTTAAACAGACATCATTGAGCCTAGTTGCCTAGAAATGACATTTCACTTATTGCTTTAATGCAAGGAAGGATTTCAGTATAATTCAGTTTTAAGTGAGTAGTTGAAGACTTTATATTTGTGAAGAGAGTAAATTGTTAAAACCTTCAGGGTACAAAGCAAGCATAATAATACAAATGGAGAAAATACTTCTGTCtttgtcagtgttctattgccatgaccatggcaactcttagaaaagaaagaaagcatttagttggggcttgcATAGAGTTTCAGAGTTCAGTGTATAATcctcatggtgaggagcatggctgtgtgcaggcagacatggtagctgagaattctacattcaGATCTGCAAGTGGGAGGAAAAGAGACTCTGGGGttggcatgggcttctgaaacctcaaatcccaccccaataacacacttcctcccacaaggctaCACCACCTAATCCTTTCAgatggtgaccaagcattcaaatctatgagcctatggggggcattcttattcaaaccaccacaactattATTGCTGAAGTTATATGCTCACGTTTTCTACAGTGTATTCCATTGCAGTTAGTGATGTTGCTAGCTATGGTTAATATTGTTCTTATTACTATTAGACTAACTCCTAGTTAAACTGTCAGTTTATACATGTAAAATTACATCTCTGTGTGAATTATTCTCACAGGGTACTTGCTCGTGGCTACTTGTTTCTAAGTTCAACATGACCTAAAGGAGTTTCTTGGAACTCTTAAATTTTAAGAGGAGAGAATTGGTGTTTTGTTCTTGTCCTTGATCTAAAGCAAGAGACCTGTTTTTGTTGAAAAGTTTTCtatagggctgaagagataaGTCAGCGAATAAGAATAATTTCtatacaaacatgaggacctgagttcaaatcccagccacccatgtaaaaagctgggtatgaCTACACATTCCTGTAACCCCATTGGAGGGCACAGACAGGTAGATATTGAGAGTTCACTGGTTAATCATCCTAACCAAAGTGGTTCGTATGATACTCTGTTTTAAGGCAGAAGATGGAAAGCAATGGAGGACACCTGACACCTTATTATGGTGTCTATATGGCATGTACAGGCGTACATACCTGCACATTCGCTTGCGTGtgccatacatacacaccacacatatacagtgcacacaaatgaaaaatatttaaaatacactaaagtaagaaaataaaacttcaaaatacaCTATAAACAAGTATCTATAGTTTCAAAACATAGTGCAGGGAGTTCTTTTGGTGTTTGTAACATTTGCCTGTATCCTAAACTAACATTGAGGGCAGAATCAACATACCTAGGATACTCATTTGTAGACAGCTTTTCACCAGGATACTAGCCGGCTCACCAGGCCATGCTGTTGTAACAGAACTATCTCTACACCTCGGTGACTTACAGTGGCACATTTGTGTCTTACTCGTTTGACTTGTAGCTAGATCACAGctgttttccatgtttcttttttagtttatttttataagatgGGTCTtgtcatgtagttcaggctataCACTTggcatcttcctacctcagtttcctgagtcctAGGATTGTAGATGTAATGCCTTACCCAGCTCTCCTAAGTTTCTTAGTCTGGGACTCAGCCTGAAGGACCAGCTCTTCACTTGCTGGTCCTGTGACCTAGGAACAGAGTACAAGAACTAGAGAAAACAGGCAGTGGTTCTTAACGCATCTGCTTAGATGCAGGGGCCCTGTCCACTTATATGCATTGAATCATACAGAGCCCTGTTCAACTTGCTATTAATAAGACTGGCAGGCCCAACTGTTTACAGTTTCTACAGAAAATGCAAGAAATAGCCCATGTGAATATTAAAAGTAATGCTGTCCACTATATCATGCCTGACCCTTACTTGTATTGCCTCATTTTTAGAACAATCAGCCTTATAACCTTATTTTTTATAGAACTTTGATCACAAGTACAAATGAGTGTTCATctcattaattttttctttctgcttaacAGTTGTAAGATGCTCcacttttttcattaaaaacacatCAAAGTTAAGCATAAATATAAGTCCCATCTGAGATGAAAATGCATGCTTTCTGCTTGGAGAGGCTGtgtttgtagcttttttttttttttggtttttcgagacagggtttcctctgtgtagctttgcaactttcctggaacttgctttggagaccaggctggcctcgaactcacagagatctgcctggctctgcctccctcccgagtgctttTTATAATGAAGCATAACTATGAAGAACTCTTGAATGTGAAATTTTTCCCTAGTCAaagcactttttgttgttgtttgttttcttttgtagttgAGATAGGACCCACTAGAGTCAAGGTGATTTCGATACTTCCACCGCagtctccctagagctgggataaCAGCTATTATTCACCAGACTTGATATGTATACAATTGTGCTTCCCAATACTGTGGGCTAACAAATTACATTTGAGGATTTTTAATACTACTTTCTTTGCTCTAGGAATCCAAGGCATTATAGAGGCTTATCGGACCTGTCTTCCTCAGATAAAACTCTATGGACCAACTAATTTTTCTCCAATTATAAATCACGTGGCCAGGTTTGCAGCTGCAGCCACACAGCAGCAGACAGCATCTGTAAGTGCTCTAGGCTCAGGAACAATAGGGTGTGGTTGGTATTTCTTCCTGGTTGCCATACTGTTGTTTATTGAGTTTGTCAGGATACTAAATCAAGAGTGAAAAGTGATGATATAATCAGCATTGGTTTGGGAGAGGTATCTGTTGCTACTAATGatcactaaaacaaaataatgctTGCATTTGTGAGTCTTTTCTCTGATTTTGGAAGTAATTTGTTTAGATTCTACCAAAAGGGGGAGGGGGCTATTACTTAACTTTTAGAAACATACTTCATGTGAAGGCCTTTGAATACTTTTATCAATTGCTGGTATTGCATCACTTAACTATACTACTGAGGTTTGAATTAGTTGACCATTACCAGTCGGATGTTGGGTACCAAATCTCTCATGCTGTAATATATTTAGAAGTAGGGACAGGGATCACGGGGACCCTGTTGTGCAAGTGTTGAAAAAGTTAAACAAGGTAATTCATGTAAAGTGCACAATGCCTGGGTCAGAGAAAACACTCCCATACTTATAAGTTACTGTCATAAATCTTATTCCTGTCCTAGATTTAACTGGCCCAAAAAATGAAATGACAActttatgtgatattttattgcTCTGGAAAGtttcatcaaaaaagaaaaaaaaaattgtaaagcaTCTGTTTTAGCCAGGCAGATAATCCTTCTGCAGAAGTTTTTGGACCTGTTGAGATTGGGCTTCTCATCTGCTCTCTTGCTCCAGTCTTTGACGTGTTTAGTGGTTCAGTTTAATGAGCATTTATTCCTCTGATTACTTGAAAGGTATCTCTTCGACATTTAGATGTCTTCTGAGTATTTTTTCAACCTATTCTGTGGTGTGTTGCATTTGTAATGAATCTTCAGTTTTTATAAGAGTTGATCCTTGTCATCAGAGAATTCCAGAATATTTTATGCAGATGGTATCGTAGGAGCAGTCTGGCAGTGAAAATGAGTGAGACAGATGACTCATTAACCTAGATCACTCCTTTTACTGTCTGACCTTCACCTGCTCAGtggacatgttttattttttggcagCAATACTTTGTGCTCTTGATCATCACGGATGGCGTGATCACAGACCTTGATGAAACCAGACATGCTATCGTCAATGCTTCCAAACTGCCCATGTCTATCATCATTGTGGGAGTTGGGGGAGCTGACTTCAGTGCCATGGAGTTTCTGGATGGTGATGGGGGAAGTCTCCGCTCCCCATCAGGAGAGGCGGCCATAAGAGATATTGTTCAGTTCGTGCCTTTCAGACAGTTCCAGAATGTGAGTACCATTCTTTCTGACTTAAACCCAGACCTTCAGGATGCTTTTGCTTTTGCATGTGAGAGGTTTGATTTGATTGGGCATTTTTGTATCTTTTGTGCTTTTGCTATGATAGTATGGTAAACTTATAATGAAACTGTTATGAATAtgttaaggtttttttgttgttgttgttacttttgtATTAATTACTTTCCTCATGGTTGTGAAAAGTTACCTGGAAAGAcaactggaggaaggaaaagcttCCCTTGGCTCATGGTCCGTTatggtgggaaaggcatggcaggAGTCTGGGCCAGCTGGTCACAGTACATCCACAGTCATACAGAGAGGATGAATTTGGGTGCTGCCTTACTTAGAGGttttatggctgtgataaaacactatgatctATAGCAACATGGGGAagaagtttattttgcttacactttcttatcacagtccatcatgcagggaggaacctggaggcaggagctgaagcagatgCCACAGGAATGCTGATTATTGGCTTGcttcttatggcttgctcagcttgctttcttatagaacccaggatacCAGCCTAGGGGTagcaccacctacagtgggctggaccctccagTATCAATCACTAATGGAGAAAACGTtctatgctgggtggtggtggtgcatgcctttaatcccagcactcggaaggccgaggcaggcagatacctctaagtttaaggccagcttggcctacagaacaagttctgagatgccaggattacagagaaaaaccctgccttgaaaaaaaaaggcagagagagaaatagagaaagacagagagggagggagggagggagggagggagggagggagggaggaagggaggaaatgttCTTCAGGCTGTCTAGAGCCCAAtcttacagaagcattttcttagttgagctccctcctctccaataactctagcttatatcaagttaacattaaaaaaacagcTCAGATGCTTAGCTCAATTTCTCTTTACTTAGTCTAGGACTCTGATGCATGGGAATAGTACCACTCATACTCAGGGTAGGTCTACTCATCCACTCCAATTAAACTGCTCTGGGAACAGAGATAGGGCCAGAAGTTTATGTCCTTGGTGATCCTGGATCCTATTGAATGGACAATCAAAATAAGCTACACTTtgtaacaacagaaaaacaaatcactAGCCAAACCTCTAGGAGAATATGTCTGCTTGAAGAAAAGCTCTTAGAAGCAGGGTATGTTAATACATCTTTAGTTCTCTCACTCTAAGACCAGTTTGGACcatgtagtgagttccaagttATCTAAAGTCCCATAGggagacatgtctcaaaaaaaaaaaaatctgttagaaGCTTGGTCCGGTGTTAATACCTTGTAGACTATCTTATAGGATCACAGCCAggaattatataatataattacgaTTCATCACCACAGGGAGCCTTTATGTTGTGCCTTTGTTGGTGCATCTACTTCCCATCTACACCTGTGCCTCCTTAGCCCATGGAAACCACTaaactgttcatttcttttttttttttttttttttttttttttttggttttttcgagacagggtttctctgtgtagctttgcgcctttcctggagctcacttggtagcccaggctggcctcgaactcacagagatccgcctggctctgcctcccgagtgctgggattaaaggcgtgcgccaccaacgcccggctaaactGTTCATTTCTATAACCTCGTAAGTTCAGGGATTTACATAAATATTTGGGTAAGATGGTACTTGCCTGTAGTAACAGCACATAGGAGGCAGCAagtgtgaatttgaggccagtctgggctgcttGGAGAGAtactatctcagaaaacaaacaagtaaatgtaaATTTTACATAAATGGAATCATGCTGTATATGAACTATAAGGCTGGCTTTTTTCTTCTAGCATGGTTCTTCTTTGAGTCACCCAGGTTCTTGCATGCATTGCTCCttagttttgtttgatttttgaattCTTGAGACAATTTCAGTCAGGAATTTCcagtgtagactaggctgaccatTTTGAGAGGAACATGGAAAAATTTAATGTATAATGCTATATGAAATAGTCTTATATCacatatacaaaaaaacaaaaatagaagccCATATGTGAAAATTTTAGCAGCTTTGTGCATAATAGATAAaagctggaaacaacccagatgttcTTCAAGAGGTAAATGATGAAGGAAACTATGGTACATATATAACATGGGCTACTTATGAATAGACTTTAAAAACAGTACCTGGTACTTTTATAAAGGCTGATATGAATGCCTTACATGAAGGTTGCTTGGGAAAATAAGCATTCTGAATCAATTCTGTTTAAACTCATGTCACTCCTGTAATCATAGACTGTGTTTCATATAGCATTATACATTAGATTTTTACATGCTCATTTCAGAATGGTGACTGATACCCAAAactccttttaaaattcttttatagtATTACTAGAGCTTATAGGTAATTAAAATGGGGATTGCATTTAGTAGTCATAAGAATGACTAATAAACTCTTTGTATGACTAACATAAAGTCTTTAGGAACAAATAGAACATCTTTTAACATGACTTTCATATAGActttcaataagagaaaaaagttaaagatacattaaaaaaataggcCATGCatgttagcacacacctgtagtcttaGCACTAAgcaaacagagacaggaaggatatcaaggtcactcaggaggtagaggcaatcagaactctataagttcaaggccaacctggtctacatagtgatttccaagccagccagggctacatagtgagaccctgcctcaaaaaataggAGCCATAGCAACAGCAGAATTATCAAATATGAAATGGATGGCACCAAAGAACTTGACACATATTAGCAGTGATAATGATGGCCATTATAAATAACATTGATTATTTCCCCCATATTATGCGGACTGTTCCTAATGTACAAGCCTAGAGGCTGGGAATTTCCACATTTTGATGACTGCTGAGTTATCTGTAATCTTTAGTCATATAGCCAGTATGTCAGCCAAATGTGGTTGTGTATGCCTGCATTTTCAGCACTTGGTAGggagagtcaggaggatggagagttcaggGTCATACTTGACTGTATAGTGAGTCCAAGGTCAGCTTGAGCTACAAgagacaaacaaataagcaagccaGCAAATCTCCAGTTGGTAACAGtaactgtgattttgtttttcctcaagGCTCCAAAAGAAGCTCTTGCCCAGTGTGTCTTGGCAGAGATTCCCCAGCAGGTGGTGGGCTACTTCAACACATACAAACTCCTTCCTCCCAAAAACCCAGCTGTGAAATAGAAGGAGCCAGGACAACTCCAGGATTCATAAGCCTCGTGGAGCAATGCCATCTCTTATGCAGAATGATATATCTTATCTACCTTATGTGCTTTTCACCCCCAGTGTTCCTGATACAAACCCAACTTTTTGTacgtattttatttgtttaaagcaCACGTTTTATACTTTTTGAAGAGGACAGTAGCAAATCCATCTCTGCTTCATAAACTCAGTGATTGTTAGTGATGTCTAGAAATTGTAAGAGTGCTATTTGGAATTGAATTTAATGTGGGAAAAGTGgggatttgttggtttgttgtctACTTTCTATAatgaaaatgctatttttaaatgttgtcaGAGTGAATGAGGAATTACAGGATGATGTGGTTTGCAAGTTGCTATACTGTTTATAGTAAATATCTTGCAAGCCAAAGTCTGTACTTGTGACTGAGAGAGCTCCTTAAAACAAGTAGTACTGAATTTATACCTGTGACTTTGTATTTGTTCCTTCCCATGCTGCAATGATGCATTATACAAAACTGTTTTCacatgggtcttcatgaaaagcAGGAGCTTACTcggtttttaaaatgtacaatcaGCCAATGCAAAGATCTTTGCAGACAAGACAGTTTTGCCTTTTGAAATCTCTTCTTTTCACTGTGAACTATTGCACACAACATGGTTGGGTTTGGCCTTTCTTTTACTGAGTAAACAAGACATCCTTCTGTGGAAGTGCAAATGATAGGTCATTCCCAGAGTCTACATGACTAGGTCAGTGTAAGGTAACTAAGTGATTGGAATTGCTTTGTCCATTAAAGCTGTGAGGACCAAACATTTTAGATGAAAATTCACAATTGTaggttaggcatggtggcacatcatgctagcgcttgggaggcagaggcaggagaatcatcagAAGCCAACCTgcctatgtagtgagttccaggccagccagctacacagtaagaagatgtttcaaaatgacaaagaaaaataaataattgagaaatccatttcttctatctaaTAGCATAATTGGAGGaggtcatttttattcttttcttgctATGGTCCTATGCATtgatttgtataattttttttagatatttttgccttttaaaatggtatttttgttttttttaaacatatagtTCATTATTTATTAATCAAATCCATTTTTCATTTCAATAATGTACTATTTCCAAAGTTCAGAGTGGATTCTGTTAAGCATAAAACCTGATAacagcatttaaaaagaaaaagcaatgcaCACAAACAATACCCTTTTCTAATTGCTACATTTAGATAGTGTGGACTTAGTAAGCTTGTTTTGAAGAATAGAATTATCTCAACTCTACCCTTTGAAACATACTGCTTCCTGAGCACCACATTTTTGGAATAGATTCTGTAACATTTGCCTGAAACTCTCAATGTCAAATACTTTGCCAGTCTATGCAGTGGCCAGTCCTCACTAGCAATTTAACATTTAGAATTGTGTATTTGTCACATAGTCTAGCCCTAGTCAGCGTTCCTGTCAGTGTCCCTGAGTCCCTCGACTGCTGCCTGTGTCTTTGTTCTCTGCAGGCTTCTCAGAAAGAGCTTATTGCTGAGGTCTGGCTCAGAGAAGGTCTATTTGTCTGGTTTGCCTAGCCCAGGGAGCAGATGTCTCCTTCCCACCCGGGTGGCTGGCATCTTGGTATGTGTTGTTAACCTGAGGCAGTGCCCCTCTAGAGCAGggtttcttaaatttatttttgagtcatttcACTCAAGACATTTTTATGCAACCCCAGTTTTATAAGCATTTAAGATAGGTATAAAATCAAACTTTGCAAGTAAatcaaatgaaatttattttagggggctggaaagatggctcagggttcaGAGCAtatgttactcttgcagaggacctgagtttggttcccagtacctacatcaggcagctcacatcaCAGTTGGCTGTAACTAGCTTCAGGGGCCTTGatgccctcctctgtcctccatgagtactgcacacatgcataacacacaaagacacacacaattCCAGCTTTAGGGGCCCTGATGCCCTCTGtcctccatgagcactgcacacatgcataacacacaaaGACACGCacaattccagcttcaggggccctgatgccctcctctgtcctccat
Coding sequences within:
- the Cpne3 gene encoding copine-3 isoform X2 gives rise to the protein MTKLKEASRNSPVEYECINEKKRQKKKSYKNSGVISVKHCEITVECTFLDYIMGGCQLNFTVGVDFTGSNGDPRSSDSLHYISPNGVNEYLTAIWSVGLVIQDYDADKMFPAFGFGAQVPPQWQVSHEFPMNFNPSNPYCNGIQGIIEAYRTCLPQIKLYGPTNFSPIINHVARFAAAATQQQTASQYFVLLIITDGVITDLDETRHAIVNASKLPMSIIIVGVGGADFSAMEFLDGDGGSLRSPSGEAAIRDIVQFVPFRQFQNAPKEALAQCVLAEIPQQVVGYFNTYKLLPPKNPAVK